The following proteins are co-located in the Halarcobacter sp. genome:
- a CDS encoding transporter substrate-binding domain-containing protein, whose translation MNKIILILSLCTTLLFSNDIYTKIDPNVKKFLTNSEINYIKNKKTIIASNEFNYEPMDFVVSGVPAGYSIDLLNILAKSLGLKVEYKTMSWTKLIESLHSGEIDLMHTIYKNKKREKFFDFSYAYLVGENAYIIRKNSEHIKKVEDLFGKKVAVSKGWLEELFLNKYPKIKKVYFKDLKQKLNALSMGEVDVVLNDRNIANYYMKKYGYSNLKISNQIIQNDEKELDKYYFAALKEESILISILNKAYINLDIKTLEKIQEKWFGTKKDSQLIFTINEQNYLDTREKIKMCILPGLTTFSDIKDGKATGIVSDILKEIKNNTNLSFEIVESKNFKETFNNLKEKRCDFLPSVEYSEKNSEDFKLTQPFLEIPYVAVGKSDKKFFSDLSELEGKKISVVAYTSLIKELKEKYPSIEIIPVDSVEEGLDLVKNGKVYIYLTLYPIAKFQIAKQSYDGLKIIGRLVKPLQISIASQKGDEVLASILQKTIKMVSPTKLNSIVNSWTAVKVEKVFNYNFVFKILAAMLLLIALGVWRYLVLKRTNKEIKSINFLLSKSRKQLRKQKEEFEAIFRYSKDGIAILDLDLNILDLNLAYLNILAYPKNELLQKNFLDFVIDNQKDNMRRIFKKVLKKGHFDNFEKTFIGKDNKKISINLSLTLLSDKNRILITAKDVTSIKLLESQSKLASMGEMIGNIAHQWRQPLSIITTSASGMALKIDLEQEIKNEEIQNFSEQIIEQAEYLSKTIDDFRNFIKVDIHKQPVSVKDALNSALVLTLAAVKGNYIEVIKEFEDDLIIKGNKNELSQAFINIINNAKDKLKELNQNDSKRYLFLSTKRTNGNILEIKILDNGGGINKNIINRVFEPYFTTKHQSVGTGLGLSMSDKIIRERHHGIIEVKNEEFIYEGEKYCGAAFIVRFKS comes from the coding sequence ATGAATAAAATTATATTAATTTTATCACTTTGCACTACATTGCTTTTCTCAAATGATATATATACTAAAATAGATCCTAATGTAAAAAAATTTTTAACTAATAGTGAAATAAATTATATAAAAAATAAAAAAACAATTATTGCTTCTAATGAATTTAATTATGAGCCTATGGATTTTGTAGTATCAGGAGTTCCTGCAGGATACTCTATAGATTTATTGAATATTTTAGCCAAAAGTTTAGGTTTAAAAGTTGAATACAAAACTATGTCATGGACAAAGCTTATAGAAAGTTTGCATAGTGGAGAAATTGATTTAATGCATACAATATATAAAAATAAAAAAAGAGAAAAATTTTTTGATTTTTCTTATGCTTATTTAGTTGGAGAAAATGCATATATAATTAGAAAAAATAGTGAACATATAAAAAAAGTAGAGGATCTATTTGGCAAAAAAGTAGCTGTATCTAAAGGTTGGTTGGAAGAGTTATTTTTAAATAAATATCCAAAAATAAAAAAAGTATATTTTAAAGATTTAAAACAAAAGCTTAATGCTCTTTCTATGGGGGAGGTTGACGTAGTATTAAATGATAGAAATATTGCAAATTACTATATGAAGAAATATGGGTATTCTAATTTAAAAATCTCAAATCAGATAATACAAAATGATGAAAAAGAATTAGATAAGTACTATTTCGCAGCATTAAAAGAAGAATCAATATTAATCTCTATATTAAATAAAGCATATATAAATTTAGATATTAAAACATTGGAAAAAATACAAGAAAAATGGTTTGGTACAAAAAAAGATTCACAATTGATTTTTACAATTAATGAACAAAACTATTTAGATACAAGAGAAAAAATAAAAATGTGTATACTCCCTGGGTTAACAACTTTTAGTGATATTAAAGATGGTAAAGCTACAGGTATAGTTTCAGATATTTTAAAGGAGATAAAAAATAATACAAATTTAAGTTTTGAAATTGTTGAAAGTAAAAATTTCAAAGAGACTTTTAATAATTTGAAAGAAAAAAGATGTGATTTTCTCCCTTCTGTTGAGTATTCAGAAAAAAATAGTGAAGATTTTAAATTGACTCAACCTTTTTTAGAAATACCATATGTTGCTGTAGGTAAATCAGATAAAAAGTTTTTTTCAGATTTATCTGAACTAGAAGGTAAAAAAATATCAGTGGTAGCTTATACTTCTTTGATAAAAGAGTTAAAAGAAAAATATCCCTCTATAGAAATTATTCCAGTAGATAGTGTAGAAGAGGGTTTGGATTTGGTAAAAAATGGAAAAGTTTATATCTATTTGACTTTATATCCTATAGCTAAATTTCAAATTGCAAAACAATCTTATGATGGTTTAAAGATAATTGGAAGATTAGTTAAACCATTGCAAATAAGTATAGCCTCACAAAAAGGTGATGAAGTTTTAGCTTCAATATTACAAAAAACTATAAAAATGGTTTCTCCTACAAAATTGAATTCTATAGTTAATAGTTGGACAGCAGTAAAAGTTGAAAAAGTTTTTAATTATAATTTTGTATTTAAGATTTTAGCAGCAATGTTATTATTAATAGCCTTAGGAGTTTGGAGATATTTAGTTTTAAAAAGGACAAATAAAGAGATAAAAAGTATCAATTTTTTATTATCAAAATCACGAAAACAATTAAGAAAACAAAAAGAGGAGTTTGAGGCTATATTTAGATATAGCAAAGATGGTATTGCTATTTTAGATTTAGACTTAAATATTTTAGATTTAAATTTGGCATATTTAAATATTTTAGCTTATCCCAAAAATGAATTATTACAAAAAAACTTTTTAGACTTTGTTATTGATAATCAAAAAGATAATATGAGAAGAATATTTAAAAAAGTTTTAAAAAAGGGTCATTTTGATAATTTCGAAAAAACATTTATAGGAAAAGATAATAAGAAAATTTCTATCAATCTTTCTCTAACTTTATTATCAGATAAAAATAGGATATTAATTACTGCAAAAGATGTTACTTCAATCAAGTTATTGGAGTCTCAATCTAAATTAGCATCTATGGGGGAAATGATAGGGAATATTGCTCACCAATGGAGACAACCTTTAAGTATAATAACTACTAGTGCCAGTGGAATGGCATTAAAAATTGATTTAGAACAAGAGATAAAAAATGAAGAGATTCAAAATTTTTCTGAACAAATTATAGAACAAGCAGAATACTTATCTAAAACTATTGATGATTTTAGAAATTTTATAAAAGTGGATATTCATAAGCAACCAGTAAGTGTAAAAGATGCATTAAATAGTGCATTAGTTTTAACATTAGCTGCAGTAAAAGGAAACTATATTGAGGTTATAAAAGAGTTTGAAGATGATTTGATTATAAAAGGAAATAAAAATGAATTAAGTCAAGCCTTTATAAATATTATTAATAATGCAAAAGACAAGTTAAAAGAGTTAAATCAAAATGATTCAAAAAGATATCTTTTTTTATCTACTAAAAGGACAAATGGAAATATTTTAGAGATTAAAATTTTAGATAATGGTGGTGGTATAAATAAAAATATAATAAATAGAGTATTTGAACCTTATTTTACTACAAAACATCAATCGGTTGGAACGGGACTTGGATTATCGATGAGTGATAAGATTATTAGGGAAAGACATCACGGAATAATTGAAGTTAAAAATGAAGAGTTTATATATGAAGGAGAAAAATATTGTGGAGCTGCATTTATAGTTAGATTTAAAAGTTGA
- a CDS encoding alpha/beta hydrolase: MINLNYKLLGKGEKKVLFLHELMGDCRNYEPIFPFLDKENFTYIFVDLRGYGLSKEIKGDYNLEEASTDIKNLISKLSFDEVILVAHSMSTMIAQRVALIEAKVRKLILTTPISASGIKVPEIQKKSLIRKMVENKRAIEQIVRSSSRRYNQTWINYRIDMGYSSSLPEARVSYMNMYLNTTDFENDINEEIEVNIIIGKNDSAVFAKNETKKNFSKYKNVSIIECQEAGHYPMIECPIFYATQIEKFCK, from the coding sequence ATGATAAATCTAAATTATAAACTATTGGGTAAAGGTGAAAAAAAAGTTTTATTTTTACATGAATTAATGGGAGATTGTAGAAATTATGAACCAATATTTCCTTTTTTAGATAAAGAAAATTTTACATATATTTTTGTAGACCTTAGAGGTTATGGTTTATCAAAGGAGATAAAAGGTGATTATAACTTAGAAGAGGCTTCAACTGATATTAAAAATTTAATATCAAAATTGAGTTTTGATGAAGTAATACTTGTAGCACACTCTATGTCAACTATGATAGCTCAAAGAGTAGCACTTATTGAAGCAAAAGTAAGAAAACTGATTTTAACCACTCCAATATCTGCTTCAGGTATAAAAGTTCCTGAGATACAGAAAAAAAGTTTAATTAGAAAAATGGTTGAAAATAAAAGAGCAATTGAACAAATAGTTAGAAGTTCAAGTAGAAGATATAATCAAACTTGGATTAACTATAGAATTGATATGGGATATAGTTCATCACTACCTGAAGCAAGAGTATCATATATGAATATGTATCTAAACACTACAGATTTTGAAAATGATATAAATGAGGAAATAGAAGTTAATATAATAATTGGGAAAAATGATTCTGCAGTTTTTGCAAAAAATGAAACAAAAAAGAACTTTTCTAAATATAAAAATGTAAGTATTATTGAATGTCAAGAAGCTGGACACTATCCTATGATAGAATGCCCTATATTCTATGCAACTCAAATAGAAAAATTTTGTAAATAA
- a CDS encoding MFS transporter: protein MTKQLFPLALGGLGIGTTEFVIMGLLPDIANNLDITIPSAGHLISSYAFGVVIGAPVLVALSAKFPPKNILIALMILFTIFNFLSTIAPDYYTLMISRFLSGLPHGAFFGVGTVVASKLAKEGKSAQAIASMFTGLTLANLVMVPIVTFIGHHLHWRYAFGIVSLIGIITIIFIYKWLPKQKPLRTVTFKEELEFFKTIKAWHILTIVSIGFGGLFAWFSYIAPLLIHVSNFDESSVSYLMIVAGAGMVVGNIFGGYLADKRNPIIACIILLSMMVTSLILVFLLSDSKIISIILTFICGALAMSMSSPINMIMLKSAKHSKMLGSAFLQAAFNVSNTLGAFFGGIPLVLGFSYSSPSLVGAGMATFGVVLCILFFRKYKI from the coding sequence ATGACAAAACAACTTTTTCCCTTAGCCTTAGGTGGTTTAGGGATAGGTACAACCGAGTTTGTTATTATGGGCTTACTACCCGATATTGCAAATAACCTTGATATTACTATCCCTTCAGCAGGGCATCTTATCTCCTCTTATGCTTTTGGAGTAGTTATTGGTGCACCAGTTCTTGTGGCTTTAAGTGCAAAATTCCCACCAAAAAATATTTTAATTGCACTTATGATACTTTTTACAATATTTAATTTTTTATCTACTATTGCCCCAGACTATTACACATTAATGATATCTAGATTTTTAAGTGGTTTACCCCATGGTGCATTTTTTGGAGTGGGAACTGTAGTTGCTTCTAAACTTGCTAAAGAGGGGAAATCTGCACAAGCTATAGCATCCATGTTTACAGGACTTACATTAGCAAATTTAGTAATGGTTCCAATAGTTACTTTTATAGGACATCATCTCCATTGGAGATATGCTTTTGGTATTGTTTCACTTATTGGTATTATTACAATAATTTTTATATATAAATGGCTTCCAAAACAAAAACCTTTAAGGACAGTTACATTTAAAGAGGAATTAGAGTTTTTCAAAACAATAAAAGCTTGGCATATTTTAACTATAGTTTCAATTGGTTTTGGTGGTCTTTTTGCTTGGTTTAGTTATATTGCACCACTATTAATTCATGTATCAAATTTCGATGAATCAAGTGTTTCTTACCTTATGATAGTTGCTGGTGCAGGTATGGTAGTGGGAAATATTTTTGGAGGATATTTAGCGGATAAAAGAAATCCGATTATAGCTTGTATTATATTACTTTCTATGATGGTAACATCTTTGATATTAGTATTTTTGCTTTCAGATAGTAAAATAATATCAATAATCTTAACATTTATATGTGGAGCTTTAGCTATGTCTATGAGTTCACCTATAAATATGATTATGTTAAAAAGTGCAAAACACTCAAAGATGCTTGGATCTGCATTTTTACAAGCTGCTTTTAATGTGTCAAATACTTTAGGTGCTTTTTTTGGTGGGATACCTTTAGTTTTAGGATTTAGTTATAGCTCTCCTTCACTAGTAGGAGCAGGAATGGCAACTTTTGGTGTTGTACTTTGTATTTTGTTTTTTAGGAAATATAAAATTTAA
- a CDS encoding endonuclease/exonuclease/phosphatase family protein has translation MKLRVGTFNLFQFCAPPYSWYIKKDKFNENEWKKKKEWIKNTLLEMNCDIVGFQEVFSQEELESLVKEVGFNHFITVDKPKIQNNKKVFISTTLALASKYPIKEIQKVKPHGQSILKYKFEGHFRFSRLPIKALIELPNKKEVTIYVNHFKSNRLNEFEYIFNKNTTLKEKKQKVLEALKNKYSPALKQRLCETSSLYYDFRKTKTPIICMCDLNDKEYSLSIDVLTNNAYHQDLDKDYNLLFDAFYLCDKKPYNPHPEKKIERTPTSYFQSIGNVIDYIFVSKEFNKRSKSYFAKISSYEVFDKHLKDNKNGSLLQSDHAQIVCEIEFFQK, from the coding sequence ATGAAGTTAAGAGTAGGAACATTTAATCTTTTTCAATTTTGTGCACCACCATATTCATGGTATATAAAAAAAGATAAATTCAATGAAAATGAGTGGAAAAAGAAAAAAGAATGGATTAAAAATACTTTACTTGAGATGAATTGTGATATTGTAGGTTTTCAAGAAGTTTTTTCCCAAGAAGAGCTTGAAAGTCTAGTTAAAGAGGTAGGATTTAATCATTTTATTACAGTTGACAAACCAAAAATCCAAAACAATAAAAAAGTATTTATTTCAACTACTCTAGCTTTGGCTTCAAAGTATCCAATAAAAGAGATACAAAAAGTCAAACCTCATGGTCAAAGTATTTTAAAATATAAATTTGAAGGTCATTTTCGTTTTTCAAGACTCCCAATAAAAGCTTTAATCGAACTACCTAATAAAAAAGAAGTAACAATTTATGTAAATCATTTTAAATCAAATAGATTAAATGAGTTTGAATATATATTTAATAAAAATACAACACTAAAAGAGAAAAAACAAAAAGTTTTAGAAGCTTTAAAAAATAAATATTCTCCTGCACTAAAACAAAGATTATGTGAGACTTCATCTTTGTATTATGATTTTAGAAAAACAAAAACACCTATTATTTGTATGTGTGATTTAAATGATAAAGAGTATTCTTTATCAATAGATGTTTTAACAAACAATGCCTACCATCAAGATTTAGATAAAGATTACAATCTTCTTTTTGACGCCTTTTATTTATGTGATAAAAAACCTTATAATCCTCATCCAGAAAAAAAAATTGAAAGAACTCCTACAAGTTATTTTCAATCAATAGGAAATGTGATTGATTATATCTTTGTTTCAAAAGAGTTTAACAAAAGATCAAAAAGTTACTTTGCTAAAATCTCTTCTTATGAGGTTTTTGATAAGCATTTAAAAGACAATAAAAATGGCTCTTTATTACAAAGTGACCATGCTCAAATTGTTTGCGAAATAGAGTTTTTTCAAAAATAA
- a CDS encoding ABC transporter substrate-binding protein, with product MRFILLILFILTSINAHSFKDLYNRDVNIKQNKKIVCIGPGTLRFITYLNLEKNLVGIEKRELKFNKNSTYTQYLDKEFIKSLPIIGQGGPGKMPNLEALITLKPDIIFATFLSKEQINLIESKTKIPVVALSYGQTLKNEKKLDFIKNSLNLISKIMKKEKRFQELETFMQKEEKNISKLKVDDKLMYVGGVAFKGIQGITSTDSDYPAFELLNIKNHVLKNHKGHAFINIETLLTYNPEIIFFDKLSKKIINEEIEKNKVIFNNINAFKNKKVYWLNPSNFYNINVENIYINSYLIASKFGYDNNMENIKTRVHKAFFTKE from the coding sequence ATGAGATTTATATTATTAATTCTATTTATTTTGACATCAATAAATGCACACTCTTTCAAAGACTTATATAATAGAGATGTAAATATAAAGCAAAATAAAAAAATAGTTTGTATTGGTCCTGGGACTTTAAGATTCATCACTTATTTAAATTTAGAAAAAAATCTAGTGGGTATAGAAAAAAGAGAATTAAAATTTAATAAAAACTCAACTTATACGCAATACCTAGATAAAGAATTCATAAAAAGTTTACCAATAATTGGACAAGGTGGTCCTGGCAAAATGCCAAACTTAGAAGCTCTTATTACTTTAAAACCTGATATAATCTTTGCAACTTTTTTATCAAAAGAGCAAATAAACTTAATAGAATCAAAAACAAAAATACCAGTAGTTGCCCTTAGCTATGGACAAACTTTAAAAAATGAAAAAAAGCTTGACTTTATAAAAAACTCTTTAAACTTAATATCAAAGATTATGAAAAAAGAAAAGAGATTTCAAGAGTTAGAAACATTTATGCAAAAGGAAGAAAAAAATATTTCAAAATTAAAAGTAGATGATAAACTTATGTATGTTGGAGGAGTAGCTTTTAAAGGAATTCAAGGAATTACAAGTACAGATAGCGACTATCCAGCATTTGAACTATTAAATATAAAAAACCATGTTTTAAAGAACCATAAAGGACATGCGTTTATAAATATTGAAACACTTTTAACTTATAATCCAGAGATTATATTTTTTGATAAATTAAGTAAAAAAATCATAAATGAAGAGATAGAAAAAAACAAAGTAATATTCAATAACATCAATGCTTTTAAAAACAAAAAAGTTTATTGGCTAAATCCAAGTAATTTTTATAATATAAATGTTGAAAACATCTATATAAACTCATATCTTATAGCATCTAAATTTGGCTATGATAATAATATGGAAAACATTAAAACAAGAGTACACAAAGCTTTTTTTACAAAAGAATAA
- a CDS encoding iron ABC transporter permease, translating to MYSKKLYSKEKLLIISFFVFITLVLIWISLISGNNGIAFEDTFKIFNQEGTFSIIFQKIRVPRTLAAFFVGAALGLSGAMMQAVLKNPLASPFTLGISQASAFGASFAIIVLQAYSSTTSYEAGFITALFAFLTSMISTLLIISLGKKGNMSPESLILFGVAIGAFFSAFTMLLQYFAEDTDAAATLFWTFGDLSKANNSSIFLISTVLILSLLFYFKIFWKFDALMLGEDSAKSLGINTSKLRFSSMIIASLLSAVSVCFFGIIGFIGLIAPHIVRLLIGNSHKFILPLSALSGGILLLLADIVSRTVLLPVIIPVGIITSMIGAPLFLYFLYVRRT from the coding sequence ATGTACAGTAAAAAACTTTACTCAAAAGAAAAGCTTTTAATTATCAGTTTTTTTGTTTTTATAACTTTAGTTTTAATTTGGATATCTTTAATTAGTGGGAATAATGGGATTGCCTTTGAAGATACCTTTAAAATCTTTAATCAAGAAGGAACTTTTTCAATAATTTTTCAAAAAATAAGAGTACCTAGAACTTTAGCTGCTTTTTTTGTGGGAGCAGCCCTTGGCCTATCAGGAGCAATGATGCAAGCAGTTTTAAAAAACCCTTTAGCATCTCCATTCACCTTAGGTATTTCACAAGCAAGTGCTTTCGGGGCTAGTTTTGCAATTATTGTTTTACAAGCTTATTCAAGTACAACATCCTATGAAGCAGGTTTTATAACTGCACTTTTTGCTTTTCTAACTAGTATGATAAGTACACTTTTAATAATCTCTTTAGGTAAAAAAGGGAATATGAGTCCTGAGTCTTTGATTTTATTTGGAGTTGCTATAGGAGCATTTTTTTCAGCATTTACAATGTTACTTCAATATTTTGCAGAAGATACAGATGCAGCTGCAACTCTATTTTGGACATTTGGAGATTTATCAAAGGCAAATAATTCCTCTATCTTTTTAATATCAACTGTTTTAATTCTTTCACTTTTATTTTATTTTAAAATATTTTGGAAATTTGATGCATTAATGCTTGGTGAGGACAGTGCGAAATCATTAGGTATAAATACTAGTAAACTTAGATTTTCATCTATGATTATTGCATCACTTTTGAGTGCAGTTTCTGTTTGTTTTTTTGGAATCATTGGATTTATAGGATTAATTGCTCCACATATTGTAAGACTTTTAATTGGAAATTCCCACAAATTTATTTTACCACTATCAGCATTATCTGGTGGAATTTTATTATTACTTGCTGATATAGTTTCAAGAACAGTTTTGCTTCCAGTTATAATTCCAGTTGGGATAATAACTTCAATGATTGGGGCTCCTTTATTTTTATACTTTTTATATGTGAGAAGAACATGA
- a CDS encoding ABC transporter ATP-binding protein, with the protein MSLNIKQLCVKIKKNKLLENIDLNLKNSELNIIIGPNGAGKSTLLKSICKIIDNVDGEILLNNEDIIKKDIQEVSKDISYMGQFQNNSNLNVIDILELSRRKYSGFSLNKKDHEIIEKIINEFNIEKFLHKNIDFLSGGEKQKIFLASSLIQEPKILLLDEPTSFLDPKNQIEMLEIIKKVTKEKKLITIMVIHDLQNALHYANKIIMLKDKKIIDFQDSQDVHAKMISNLYNIPCEIFWQNGHPFTFFGHTHNHGNKHHNHHHNIKDTN; encoded by the coding sequence ATGAGTTTAAATATAAAACAATTATGTGTAAAAATAAAGAAAAATAAACTTCTTGAAAATATAGATTTAAATTTAAAAAATAGTGAACTAAATATTATAATAGGTCCAAATGGAGCTGGTAAAAGTACTCTTTTAAAATCTATTTGTAAAATTATTGATAATGTAGATGGGGAAATTTTATTAAATAATGAAGATATTATAAAAAAAGATATACAAGAGGTATCAAAAGATATTTCATATATGGGTCAATTTCAAAATAATTCTAATCTAAATGTAATAGATATTTTAGAACTTTCAAGAAGAAAATATAGTGGTTTTTCTTTGAATAAAAAGGACCATGAGATTATTGAAAAGATAATTAATGAATTTAACATTGAAAAATTTTTACATAAAAATATTGATTTTTTAAGTGGAGGAGAAAAACAAAAAATATTTTTAGCTTCTTCACTTATTCAAGAACCAAAGATTTTGCTTTTAGATGAACCAACCTCTTTTCTAGACCCAAAAAATCAAATAGAAATGCTTGAGATTATAAAGAAGGTTACAAAAGAGAAAAAACTTATAACAATAATGGTAATCCATGATTTACAAAATGCCCTACACTATGCAAATAAAATTATTATGCTTAAAGATAAAAAAATTATTGATTTCCAAGACTCACAAGATGTTCATGCTAAAATGATTTCAAATTTATATAATATACCCTGCGAAATATTTTGGCAAAATGGGCATCCTTTTACTTTTTTTGGACACACTCATAATCATGGGAATAAACATCATAATCATCACCATAACATTAAGGATACAAATTGA
- a CDS encoding Rossmann-like domain-containing protein, with the protein MILDTLKTKALKSAKRNNLFLKEYMLDKTFTFCIISNGKKDFVGLTLTPKNEGELNTFKSNSIEEILTTTNYNLAQRAVTLALINAIGQYELGKVDIPLKANLRIALYETIINESSENDNIVFIGNLKPVVKKLSSYRKNVTVFCRSMTDEKNGVYNDIFEYEAVSKANIVVITGAALIGSTIDAILKFATNAKTVILSGFSAGINPLWLEGYNITHVASTSLKETKKEDILNITLEKIFDNPCYCIKKD; encoded by the coding sequence TTGATACTTGATACATTAAAAACCAAAGCACTAAAAAGTGCAAAAAGAAATAATCTATTTTTAAAAGAGTATATGTTGGATAAAACTTTTACATTTTGTATAATAAGTAATGGAAAAAAAGATTTTGTCGGATTAACTTTAACTCCTAAAAATGAAGGTGAATTAAACACTTTTAAATCAAATTCTATAGAAGAGATTTTAACAACAACTAATTATAATTTAGCTCAAAGAGCTGTAACATTAGCACTTATTAACGCAATTGGCCAATATGAATTAGGCAAAGTTGATATTCCTTTAAAAGCAAATCTAAGAATTGCCCTTTATGAAACAATTATTAATGAAAGTAGTGAGAATGATAATATTGTCTTTATAGGAAATTTAAAACCAGTTGTAAAAAAACTTAGTTCGTATAGAAAAAATGTCACTGTTTTTTGTAGAAGTATGACTGATGAAAAAAATGGTGTATACAATGATATTTTTGAGTATGAAGCAGTTTCAAAAGCTAATATTGTTGTAATAACAGGTGCAGCACTTATTGGTTCTACTATTGATGCAATTTTAAAATTTGCTACAAATGCAAAAACTGTTATATTATCTGGGTTTTCAGCTGGAATAAACCCTTTATGGCTTGAAGGATACAATATAACTCATGTGGCAAGTACAAGTTTAAAGGAAACAAAAAAAGAAGATATTTTAAATATCACACTTGAAAAGATTTTTGATAATCCTTGTTATTGTATAAAAAAAGATTAG
- a CDS encoding GDSL-type esterase/lipase family protein — protein sequence MKKTIEVVMLGDSLTARGDWKKLLENNFVINLGIDGDNTLGVLNKVNQAIELEPKIICLMIGINDLCLSVPLEKIFDNYKKIVDRIVKKNIKIIVQAVLLTQMPAVNKKVHKLNNMIKEYCESNNIKMIDFNYAFSNEKGLLKEDLTTDGLHLGQKAYKVWGYKLKNSILQTN from the coding sequence ATGAAAAAAACTATTGAAGTTGTAATGTTAGGTGATTCTCTTACTGCAAGAGGTGATTGGAAAAAGCTTTTAGAAAATAATTTTGTAATAAATCTTGGAATTGATGGGGATAATACTCTTGGGGTATTAAATAAAGTAAATCAAGCAATAGAATTGGAACCTAAAATAATTTGTTTAATGATTGGTATAAATGACTTATGCCTTTCTGTTCCACTTGAAAAAATATTTGATAACTATAAAAAAATAGTTGATAGAATAGTAAAAAAAAATATAAAGATAATAGTTCAAGCAGTACTATTAACTCAAATGCCTGCAGTAAATAAAAAAGTTCATAAGTTAAATAATATGATAAAAGAGTATTGTGAATCAAACAATATAAAAATGATAGATTTTAATTATGCTTTTTCAAATGAAAAAGGTCTTTTAAAAGAGGATTTAACAACAGATGGTCTTCATTTAGGACAAAAAGCTTATAAAGTTTGGGGCTATAAATTAAAAAACTCTATTTTACAGACGAATTAG
- a CDS encoding aspartate/glutamate racemase family protein gives MKKIGMLGGMSWESTATYYKLLNEEIKNRLGGLHSAKIILSSVDFEEIEKFQHSSLWDETAVILSQEAKAIQEAKADFLIICTNTMHKVVPQIEKNISIPILHIADATGKELVKKNIKKVALLGTKFTMTEAFYKDRIQDNFGIEVIIPNEKEQNIIHDVIYKELCLGICNKKSRDEYIKIIKRLEKEQECEGVILGCTEISMLIKQGYVDIPIFDTTKLHVLNAVDYALKK, from the coding sequence ATGAAAAAAATAGGAATGCTTGGTGGAATGTCTTGGGAAAGTACAGCTACTTATTATAAACTTTTAAATGAAGAGATAAAAAATAGACTTGGTGGTCTTCATAGTGCCAAGATTATTCTTTCAAGTGTAGATTTTGAAGAGATTGAAAAGTTTCAACACAGCTCACTTTGGGATGAAACAGCAGTAATTTTATCCCAAGAAGCAAAAGCTATACAAGAGGCAAAAGCTGACTTTCTTATTATTTGCACAAATACCATGCATAAAGTTGTTCCCCAAATAGAAAAAAATATCTCTATTCCAATTTTACATATTGCAGATGCAACAGGGAAGGAATTAGTTAAAAAAAATATTAAAAAAGTTGCTCTTTTAGGTACTAAGTTTACTATGACAGAGGCTTTTTATAAAGATAGGATTCAAGATAACTTTGGGATTGAAGTTATAATTCCAAATGAAAAAGAGCAAAATATTATCCATGATGTAATCTATAAAGAGTTATGTTTAGGCATATGTAATAAAAAATCAAGAGATGAATATATCAAAATAATAAAAAGATTAGAAAAAGAGCAAGAGTGTGAAGGTGTTATTTTAGGGTGTACTGAAATATCTATGCTTATAAAACAAGGATACGTAGATATACCCATCTTTGATACTACAAAACTGCATGTTTTAAATGCAGTAGATTATGCCTTGAAAAAATAA